The genomic segment CCGCCGGAGATTTAAAGCCAGCCGCTCAACTCACGTTCGATCAAACCCTCAAGAAAATCCATGTGGTCGTCTCGCGTATTGAGACAGGGCACATAGCAAAATTCCTCACCCCCTGCAGCCAGGAAGGTTTCCTTGAGACCAATCGCCACCTCCTCCAGTGTTTCGAGGCAATCAGCGGCAAAGCCGGGACTCAGGATAGCCAGACGCTTTATTCCCTCCCCGGCAAGCTGCTTCACCGTATCGTCGCTATAGGGCTGAAGCCAGGCCTTCGGGCCAAACCGCGACTGGAAGGTGACTCTCAGCCTATCCTCGCTCCAACCCAGCGCCTCGCGAAGCAGTCGCCCGGTCTTTTGGCAGTGGCAATGATAGGGATCGCCCTTCTCAAGACATTCGCGCGGCAAACCGTGAAAGGAGGCCAGGACGACTTCCGGTTCCCAGGAGAGCGATTCCAACATGCCTTGTAACGACGCAACCAGGGCTGAAATGTAGGCCGGATCGTCATGGTATGGCGGCGTGACCCGTAGCGACGCTTGCCAGCGCTGTTTCATGAGGACACGAAAGGCTTCATCGCAGGCCGTGGCTGTCGTTGCAGCGCTGTATTGAGGATAAAGCGGCAACAGGAGAATTCGTCTGCAACCGCTCTCTATCAGGCTTCCAATTTCGGATTTCAGTGACGGCACGCCATACCGCATGGCCCAGCGCACCTGAACGCTTGGATACTTTTCGCCTAGCCTGCCGGCCAGGGCATCGTTCTGCTCACGGGTGATACGCCGCAGCGGGCTCTCATTCGTCTCACGGTCCCAGATAGCGTCATAGGCGCGGCCGCTTTTCCCGGGACGAACTGTGAGAATGATACCCTGGAGGATCGGCTGCCAAAGCCAGGGCGAAAGCTCTATGACACGGCGATCGCTAAGGAATTCCGACAGATAGCGCCGAACAGACCAATAATCGGTCGCCGCAGGCGTTCCGAGATTGACCAACAAGACGCCAATTCCTGGCTCAGGCAGGTCTGGATGACCTTGCGGCCAAACCTCTCGTACGTAACCCTTCATATCACCATCAGTCCTTCCCGCCCGACCAGCCTTTCACCAACTCCACCAACCGGGCGACATGATCGGGCGGTGTCTCGGGAACGACGCCGTGACCAAGATTGAAGATGAAAGGTCTGCCGGAAAGCTCCTCTAGCACTGCAAGGGCCGCCTCTTCCATCGCAGTCCCTCCCGCAACCAAGTAAATGGGATCAAGATTACCTTGTAGCACAACGTTTCGATCAAGAGTCTCCGCGGCCCACCGGCAGGATAATCCACTATCAAGTGAAAGCCCCTGTGCGCCGCTGTGTGTCGCAAAATCCCGGTAGAACTCCCCGGCACCACGAGGAAACAATATGATCGGCACATTCGGATGGCGCTCGCGCACTACCGCAACGATCCTTGTCAGGGGATCCAGCGACCAACGTTTCAAGGCAGCAGGCGGCAGGGCGCCCGCCCAGGAATCAAAAATCTGCAACGCCTCGGCGCCCGCCTGGACCTGAGCGCAAAGGTGCGCCACCACGGCATCCTCAAGCAGGCTAATGAGCTTTCCAAAACCATCCGGATTGGAAAACGCCCAGGTTTTCGCCCGCGTGAATTGTTTACTGGTTCCGCCCTCGATCATGTAGGTCGCCAATGTCCAGGGAGCGCCGGAGAAGCCGATCAAGGTTGTTTCCGGGGGCAGTGCCGCCCGCAAACCTCTCACGGCCTCGTAGACCGGGCTCAGGCGCTCGGTCATTCCCTCCGGTTTCAATCGATCAATCGCACCAAGGGTCTCCAGAGCATCAAGCCGCGGACCTGAACCCGCTTCGAACCAAACCTTCTGGCCCAATCCATCGGGTATCACGAGAATATCCGAGAACAGGATTGCCGCATCAAAACCGAAACGTCGGATCGGCTGCAACGTTACTTCCACGGCAAACTCCGGCGTATAGCAAAGATCCAGAAAGGATCCGGCGGTCTTCCGTGTCGCCAGGTACTCAGGCAGGTACCGGCCAGCCTGGCGCATCAACCATATCGGCGGTTGCTTGGCGTATTTACCGTTTAGCACGGCTAGAAGGGTCTTTTCGTTCCTATTAGCCAAAGCTTGTTCCTGTTGCTTCATAATCTTCCCTTCAACAAAGAATCCTTTTCTAAAAAAAGAAAGGTGGTTGTTGTAGTAGGGGCTGTGAATCACGGTAATTGCGAGTTGTTAGCGATTCACGCACAGCCTGATATGGACTCTCGTTTTGATGACCCCGTTTGGTGCATAAGTCTGGGGAGCGAATTTCACCGCGCTAGAAACCCTGGCGAGTCGTTGGTGTTAGTGTCGCCATGGAAAGATGGGCATGACTTGCACGAAGTAAATGCAAAGGCTGGATTTATCCAGAGCATTGTATTCTTTGCACCCAGCAGGCAGCCTTGAGGATAGCACCGCTGGCGCTGAGGGATTGTTTTGAAGCGCCTGTGCACAGACAGCGATTTGTCCCGGTAATGCACGTTTGATGGGGATAAGATTTCGGCACCATGAATGAAGTCGGTTCAATGAAGAAAAATATCGTTCGACATATGCATTTGGTGTCTGATTCTACGGGGGAAACGCTAAACTCCGTAGCCCGGGCTTGTCTGGTTCAGTTTGAGAATGTGGAGCCACGAGAGCATGTCTGGAGTTTGGTTCGCACCAAAGGACAGATGGAAAAGGTCTTGCTCGGTATCCAGGACTCCCCCGGCCCGGTGCTAATGACTGTCCTGAACGACGTCTTGCGGCAACGCCTCGTCGAGGGCTGTCGGGAAATGGGCGTTCCCTGTATCCCGGTTCTGGAGCCGGTCATACACACGCTAGGAGCCTATTTCGGAGCAACCATTAGCGGCCGTCCGGGGCTTCAACACGCGCTTGATGCCGAGTACTTCGATCGTATCGAAGCGGTCAACTATGCTCTAGGTCATGACGATGGCCAGCAGAGTGAGAAACTGGCCGAGGCCGATGTGATCCTCGTTGGCGTTTCGCGCACCTCAAAAACCCCAACCTGCATTTACCTCGCCAATCGTGGTATTCGCGCCGCCAATGTGCCGATTGTTCCTGGCCTTCCGCTTCCCGAACCGCTTTTTTCCCTGAAAAAGCCGTTGATCGTTGGGCTAACCAAGGATCCTGACCGCCTCGTACAGGTGCGCCGCAATCGTTTGCGAATAGACGAGGATCAGGATGGCGAGAGCGATTACGTGGACCCCGAAGCCGTTAGGCAAGAAGTGGCCGACGCCCGTCGGCTCTATAATCGCCAGGGGTGGCCGATCATAGATGTGTCGCGTCGCTCCATCGAGGAGACGGCCGCTGCGATTCTCTCGCTGCTCGCCAAGCATCGGGAGGTCGATGCGTCATGAGTCCCTCCGTGATACTCGCCTCCGCCAGCCGCTCCCGGCAGCGGCTGCTTGCGGACGCCGGGGTTGAGGTTGTAGCGGAACCGGCGCCGGTCGATGAAGCGGAGGTTAAGGAAGCGCTGCGCGCCGAAGGCGCCAACGCCCTACAGGTCGCGGAAACCCTGGCTGAACTTAAGGCCCGGCACGTATCCAGGCGCCATCCGGAAACCCTCGTGATCGGTGCAGATCAGATGCTGGTGTGCGAGAAGGTCTGGTTCGATAAGCCGGGCGACATGACCCAAGCGGCAGACCATCTGAGGCAACTCGCCGGGAAACGCCATGAACTCCTGACCGCCGTTTCCGTGATGCGGGGCGGCGAGGTTTTGTGGCATCATAACGATATGGCACGCCTGACAATGCGGCCGTTCAATGATGTCTTTATCAAGGATTATCTTGCTGAAGTCGGCGACCTGGCGCTGCAGTCCGTTGGCGCCTATCAGCTTGAAGGACGCGGCGCCCAGCTCTTCCAGAAAGTCGAAGGCGATTTTTTCACCATCTTGGGGTTGCCACTATTGCCTTTGCTCGATTTTCTGAGAAACCATGAGGTCGTGCCGCGATGACAGACCAGATATTGACCGGAAAGACCAAGCTGGCCGGCGTGATGGGATGGCCGGTGACACATTCTAAATCACCGCGATTACATGGTTTCTGGTTGAGGAAACATGGGCTCGACGGCGCTTACCTTCCTTTAGCCGTTCATCCCGACAACCTTGGTGCGGCTTTGTCTGCGCTACCAAAGCTCGGCTTTCGCGGGTGCAATCTAACCATTCCCCACAAGGAGGCGGCGCTCGATCTCTGTGATCGCCTGGACCCGCTCGCCCGGCGAATCGGTGCAGTGAATACGGTTGTCGTGGATGCTGAGGGGCACCTCGTCGGCAGCAATACGGATGCCTTTGGCTTTATTTCCAACCTGAAGCAAAACGCACCGGCATGGCGGGCCGGCGCGGCGCCGACGTGCGTGCTGGGCGCGGGCGGCGCGGCGCGGGCGGTGCTGGTGGGGCTATTGGACGAGGGCGTGCCGGAGGTTCGTATCGTCAATCGCACGGTCGCGCGCGCGACAGCGCTTGCCGATGAGTTTGGAAACCGCGTTCGGGTCGTGCCCTGGGGAGATTGGCGCACGGCCTTTGCTGATTGCGATCTGTTGGTGAACAGCACGGCGCTTGGCATGCAGGACCAACCGCCCCTGGAGATAGACTTGGCGGCTCTGCCGTCGACAGCTACGGTCAATGACATCGTCTACGCGCCGCTGGAGACCGCCCTGCTTGCCGCTGCGCGGATGCGTGGCAACGGAATCGTCGATGGCTTGGGCATGCTGCTACACCAAGCGCGCCCCGGTTTTGCCTCCTGGTTTGGCGTTGAACCGGAGGTGACGGAGGACCTCAGGGCCTTCGTTTTGGGAGGATAGGCCTTGGTTATCCTTGGCCTCACAGGTTCTATCGGTATGGGAAAGAGCACGACGGCCACAATGCTGCGCCGTATGGGAGTGCCCGTCCATGATGCCGATGCGGCCGTACACCGCTTGATGGCTTCGGGAGGCGCGGCGGTCGCGACTATCGAGAAGGCTTTTCCCGGCACCCGGGGCGCAAATGGTGGCATTGATCGCAAGGCGTTAGGTGCGAAGGTTTTCCAGGACCCCGCGTCACTACGTCGGCTTGAAGCTATCTTGCATCCGATGGTGCGGGCTGAAACGGCAGCCTTCTTGCGGCGGCAGGCGCGCATGCGGCATCCGCTGGTGGTGTTGGATATTCCCCTGCTTTACGAAACGGGCGCGGAGACGCGGGTGGACGCTGTTCTGGTTGTGACGGCGCCGGATTTCGTGCAGCGCGGACGGGTGCTCAAACGAACTGAGATGACCCAGGCGCGGCTGGACGCGATTCTGGCACAACAGGTCAGTGACCACGAAAAACAACGTCGTGCGGATTTCGTTTTGAAAAATGGGCTTTCCAAGGGATGGGCCTTGAAGCGTCTCAAACGTATCGTCAAATTTGCCAGGGGGCTGGAGTCGCGGCATTGGCCGCCGAAATACGGCATGGGAATGGAATAGAGGTAGGTTGGATGCGCGAGATCGTGCTGGATACGGAAACCACGGGATTCGATCCCACCGAAGGACACCGGATCGTCGAGATCGCTTGCCTGGAGTTGGTGAATCACGTGCAGACCGGGCGTCATTGGCGTCGCTTCATCAATCCCGAGCGCGACATGCCCGCCGAAGCCTTCGCGGTTCACGGTCTATCCGAAGAGTTTTTGCGACAGCACCCCAAGTTCGCCGAGGTCGCGCAGGAGTTTTTGGATTTCATTGAGGACGACAAGCTCGTCATCCACAATGCTGAATTCGATATGCGGTTTATCAACGCCGAGTTGGCGCTGCTTGAGAGGCCGCCCTTACCCTCAACTCAGGCCATTGATACGCTCCAGATTGCGCGCAAACGCTTCCCGGGCGCGCCGGCAAACCTCGATGCGCTGTGCCGCCGCTTTGGGATAGACAACTCACACAGAACGCACCACGGCGCACTCCTCGACTGCCAGCTCTTGGCGGAGGTTTATCTCGAACTAAGGGGTGGCCAGCAACAGGGATTGGCCCTGGCCAGCGTCTCGACCGTTTCTTCCGAGGTGCAAAACGCCGAGGAGCGGAGGTTTCGTGAGCCACGACACCATGCAGCCACCCAGGCTGAACGCGATGCGCACGCGCAAATGCTTGAGAAACTCAAGGACCCGCTCTGGGCTAAAAAGTAGTGTTGTCAGCCTTGCGGCGCGTCGCCCTGCTCGGTCGAAGCCTTCGCCGCAGAACCGTTCTCGCTGGCCCCGGCGGCTTGCTGCTTGGACAGCAACTGGCGGAAGTCGATCGGGCTAATCAACAACGGCGGGAAGCCTGACTCTATGGTGGCGCTGGATATGATTGAGCGCGCAAAGGGGAACAAATGGTGCGGGACTCCAACCAACAGAATCTGCTGTAGACGTTCGTCGTCCATCTCGGCAGAGACCGTCACCAGTGCGCCATACTGCAGTTCAATCATGAAAGCGGCTTGGTCACCGGACTTTGCTTCGACCTGCAGCGAAAGCACCACCTCGTAGCTTGTTTCCTGCAAGCGCCGCGCCTCGACATTGACATTAATGCCGATCTCCGGAGAGCTCTTCATGGATCCGTAAATCATGGGCGCGTTCGGATTCTCCACAGAGAGATCGCGCACGTATTGATTGTTGATTGAAAAGGGAATGGCGCTGCGGGGCGCTTCGTCAGCCATGAGGGTTCGCTTCTCCTGAACGGGTTTCCTGGCGTTCTGCTAGCACGGCTGATGCTGTGGGCGCAAGCAGCCGACGGCGATCTGCGGTCAGTGCCGGCTTGGGTCGAACGTCAGATGGTGGCAGTTTTGAAGTCCTTCGCCGGTAAGGCCCTGGATAAAGGCCCAATGACTGACAACGAGAGTCTTGTCAGTGTCGGGGGAGGTTCGGGTTTTGGCGACGAAAGAAATGCAGCGATGTTGCAGGTCGGCGGCACTTTCCGGCCCTGGGGACCACCAAATCTCTTCCAGATCGGAAAAATCCAATCCGCTGAAACGGGCGGCGAGCTTCGACCGGCTCGACCCGATATCGCAGCTAAAATAGGCCTGCTCGCGCACCAACGGCTCGATCTCTATCGGTAATTTCAGCGCTTCCGACAGAATCGAGGCGGTCTGTAGCGTTCGCGTATAGGGGCTAGAAAGGATGCGGCTGAAGCCAACGGTCGCCAAACGTTCCGCAGCGGCCCGGGCTTGCCGAAAGCCCTCCTCGGTCAGCTCGGGATCCTCAATCCCGGGGTCTTGCCGGGTTTTGCCGAAATGCAAATTGAAGTGCGACTGGGCATGACGCAAAAGAATCATGGTAGCGACCTTGGATCACTATCGTGAGGCCCTTCACCACGGCGCGCGCTTTCGTCGACCTCTTCGAATTCGCCCTCAATTACCCCGCCGCCCGGACTAGGCCTGCGTGGGGTGCCGTCGCGTCGAACCTTCACGAACCGCCCGGTACCGCTTCGCAATAGGTCGCGTATGGGCGGTAAAAGCAAAAGCACGCCGAGGGTGTCCGTAACGAAGCCCGGCAGCAGGATCAAGAACCCGGCTATAACCAGACACACGCCGTCGAACAACTCGCGGTCGGGCACGATGCCGGCGTCCATCTGCTGTTGAGCGCGCGTCAAGACGGCTAGGCCCTGTTGCTTGACCACGGCCACGCCGACCATCGTTCCCAACACCACCGCTACAAGCGTCGCCATGAGACCAATGGCCTCGCCTACCTGGATAAAGACCGCGATTTCAACCAGCGGAACAGCGATGATGGCGAGAAGTAATAGGATTGGCATGCTTGCTCTTTGTCTGTGTAGTTCTTATTTGTGGAAGGTCTGGTAGAATGCAACAAAAGCCCTATCTTCAGGAAGGGCTACGATAACCTGTGCAGCCGTACTCTGTACCGCCGTTCATGGCGGTCCGGCTTGAAACTTGGGAGAAGAGGGGCATTACTGCAACCCCATGAACGGATTTCAATTCATAGACATCCTCATTCTGGCTGTGATTGCCGGCGTGTTGTTTTTCCGGTTACGAGGCGTCTTGGGTCGGCGGACCGGCTTTGATGAGCCGAATGATCTGACTGGCTTCGAAGACACCGAAGAAGGTCCGGGAAAGAAGACGGCGCACCCTCAAGACGAAGATTCCGTGATCCAGTTGCCTGGCAATGACCGGCGAGAGTCGGCTATGAACGCCAAGCCGGATGTTTCGGGCGAAGGGGTGTCCAAGGCTGCTGAAGCCGGGTTGACCCAGATCGCTCTTGCCGACCCTGATTTTGATAAGGGCCGCTTCCTGCAGGGCGCCACGGCGGCCTTCGAAATGATCATCTCGGCCTTTGCTGCCGGCGACACGAAGACGCTACGCCCCTTGTTGGCCCGCGATGTCTATGAAGACTTTGCCGGTGCAATTAAGGCGCGCGAGGCCGACAAGCAAACGCTGGAAACGACTTTCGTCGGAATGCAGAAGGCCGAGATCACCGATGCCGAGCTGCGCGACCGTACCGCCTATGTCACCATCACCTTTGTTTCCGAGCAGATAAATGTTCTCAAGGACGAGGAAGGGCGGATTCTTGACGGTGACCCCAACAAGGTCAGCGCCATCACGGATATCTGGACGTTTGCACGCAACACCAAGAGCCGCGACCCGAATTGGTCGCTGGTCGCTACCGATGGCGGCAACTGATTGCCGAGAGAAGACCAGGCGCCATTATGCATGGTTTTCTTTGTTGGGTTTCCTCTTGGTCGGGTTGGCGGCTTGTGATGAGCCACAGACGGAGCAGCCGGAGGAAACCGTCACCCCTACCGAGTACCTGACACCGACGCCTCCCCCGGGAATAGACCTGGGCTCGCAGGCACGCCTACTGCCTCTCGACTTTGATGACCTGCCAGGGTGGTCGGAGGACCGCCAAACCGAGGCGTTGCCGGCGTTGATCCGGTCTTGCGAGCGATTGAACACGCTTCCGCTCGAGCGGGTGATGGAACCGGAGGCGTTAGCCATGACAGCAGGCGACTGGCGCGAAGCCTGCGGCGACCTGCCGGCATCCGATGCCGGGGTCGATACCGTACGGGCCTACTTCGAATCTCATTTCCGGCCCTTCGCGGTCGTCGATGAAGGCGGCCAATCGGACGGCTTGTTCACCGGATACTACGAAGCGGAGGTTCGGGCCAGCCTTGTGCCGTTGGCCGAGTACGACGTGCCGCTCTATCAACCGCCACAAGATCGCGTGACGGTCGATCTCAGCGCGTTTGGTGCGGATCTGCCAAAGCAAACCCTGGTCGGAAGAGTGGCGCAAGGGCGCTTGGTTCCCTATTACAGCCGTGCGGAGATCAATGCGGGGCAGCTGTCCGGGCAAGGGTTGGAGCTGATCTGGCTCGACGATCCAGTCGATGCTTTCTTTCTCTCAGTTCAGGGGTCGGGCGTTGCGACACTGCCGGACGGAAGCGAACTGCGACTAGGTTATGCAGCTTCCAACGGTCGTGAATTCTACGCCATCGGAAGGGCACTTATAGAGAGCGGCGAGCTGCCGCGGGATTCCCTTTCGATGCAGGGCATTCGTGACTGGCTGCGTGCCAATCCTGATCGAGCCAGCGAATTAATGGCGCGCAATGATCGCTACATTTTTTTCCGCATCGTCAATGGTGAAGGCCCCATCGGAACGCAGGGGGTGGCACTGACTCCACGTCGCTCGCTGGCCGTGGACCGCAGCGTCATACCTTTAGGTGCGCCGCTGTGGTTGGTGGTTGCAACTCCTGATGAATCCGAGCCGCGAGGGCGGCTGATGGTGGCACAGGATACCGGGAGCGCCATCAAGGGCGCTGTGCGGGGAGATTTCTTTTTCGGCTCGGGCGAACCGGCATTGGCCGAGGCTGGGCGAATGAAGGCAACGGGAAAGTACTGGTTGCTATTGCCGCAGGCTGTGGCCCAGCGACTATCACGACCCGATAGCTAGATGGTATTGCATTTGTAAAGTGGTCATACCATTGTCCGCCCCATCAACCAGCAGTGAACGGGTG from the Limibacillus halophilus genome contains:
- a CDS encoding shikimate dehydrogenase — protein: MTDQILTGKTKLAGVMGWPVTHSKSPRLHGFWLRKHGLDGAYLPLAVHPDNLGAALSALPKLGFRGCNLTIPHKEAALDLCDRLDPLARRIGAVNTVVVDAEGHLVGSNTDAFGFISNLKQNAPAWRAGAAPTCVLGAGGAARAVLVGLLDEGVPEVRIVNRTVARATALADEFGNRVRVVPWGDWRTAFADCDLLVNSTALGMQDQPPLEIDLAALPSTATVNDIVYAPLETALLAAARMRGNGIVDGLGMLLHQARPGFASWFGVEPEVTEDLRAFVLGG
- a CDS encoding FxsA family protein, which codes for MPILLLLAIIAVPLVEIAVFIQVGEAIGLMATLVAVVLGTMVGVAVVKQQGLAVLTRAQQQMDAGIVPDRELFDGVCLVIAGFLILLPGFVTDTLGVLLLLPPIRDLLRSGTGRFVKVRRDGTPRRPSPGGGVIEGEFEEVDESARRGEGPHDSDPRSLP
- the hemH gene encoding ferrochelatase, with product MKGYVREVWPQGHPDLPEPGIGVLLVNLGTPAATDYWSVRRYLSEFLSDRRVIELSPWLWQPILQGIILTVRPGKSGRAYDAIWDRETNESPLRRITREQNDALAGRLGEKYPSVQVRWAMRYGVPSLKSEIGSLIESGCRRILLLPLYPQYSAATTATACDEAFRVLMKQRWQASLRVTPPYHDDPAYISALVASLQGMLESLSWEPEVVLASFHGLPRECLEKGDPYHCHCQKTGRLLREALGWSEDRLRVTFQSRFGPKAWLQPYSDDTVKQLAGEGIKRLAILSPGFAADCLETLEEVAIGLKETFLAAGGEEFCYVPCLNTRDDHMDFLEGLIERELSGWL
- the hemE gene encoding uroporphyrinogen decarboxylase, yielding MKQQEQALANRNEKTLLAVLNGKYAKQPPIWLMRQAGRYLPEYLATRKTAGSFLDLCYTPEFAVEVTLQPIRRFGFDAAILFSDILVIPDGLGQKVWFEAGSGPRLDALETLGAIDRLKPEGMTERLSPVYEAVRGLRAALPPETTLIGFSGAPWTLATYMIEGGTSKQFTRAKTWAFSNPDGFGKLISLLEDAVVAHLCAQVQAGAEALQIFDSWAGALPPAALKRWSLDPLTRIVAVVRERHPNVPIILFPRGAGEFYRDFATHSGAQGLSLDSGLSCRWAAETLDRNVVLQGNLDPIYLVAGGTAMEEAALAVLEELSGRPFIFNLGHGVVPETPPDHVARLVELVKGWSGGKD
- a CDS encoding Tim44/TimA family putative adaptor protein; the protein is MNGFQFIDILILAVIAGVLFFRLRGVLGRRTGFDEPNDLTGFEDTEEGPGKKTAHPQDEDSVIQLPGNDRRESAMNAKPDVSGEGVSKAAEAGLTQIALADPDFDKGRFLQGATAAFEMIISAFAAGDTKTLRPLLARDVYEDFAGAIKAREADKQTLETTFVGMQKAEITDAELRDRTAYVTITFVSEQINVLKDEEGRILDGDPNKVSAITDIWTFARNTKSRDPNWSLVATDGGN
- a CDS encoding Maf family protein — protein: MSPSVILASASRSRQRLLADAGVEVVAEPAPVDEAEVKEALRAEGANALQVAETLAELKARHVSRRHPETLVIGADQMLVCEKVWFDKPGDMTQAADHLRQLAGKRHELLTAVSVMRGGEVLWHHNDMARLTMRPFNDVFIKDYLAEVGDLALQSVGAYQLEGRGAQLFQKVEGDFFTILGLPLLPLLDFLRNHEVVPR
- a CDS encoding pyruvate, water dikinase regulatory protein, yielding MKKNIVRHMHLVSDSTGETLNSVARACLVQFENVEPREHVWSLVRTKGQMEKVLLGIQDSPGPVLMTVLNDVLRQRLVEGCREMGVPCIPVLEPVIHTLGAYFGATISGRPGLQHALDAEYFDRIEAVNYALGHDDGQQSEKLAEADVILVGVSRTSKTPTCIYLANRGIRAANVPIVPGLPLPEPLFSLKKPLIVGLTKDPDRLVQVRRNRLRIDEDQDGESDYVDPEAVRQEVADARRLYNRQGWPIIDVSRRSIEETAAAILSLLAKHREVDAS
- the secB gene encoding protein-export chaperone SecB gives rise to the protein MADEAPRSAIPFSINNQYVRDLSVENPNAPMIYGSMKSSPEIGINVNVEARRLQETSYEVVLSLQVEAKSGDQAAFMIELQYGALVTVSAEMDDERLQQILLVGVPHHLFPFARSIISSATIESGFPPLLISPIDFRQLLSKQQAAGASENGSAAKASTEQGDAPQG
- the coaE gene encoding dephospho-CoA kinase (Dephospho-CoA kinase (CoaE) performs the final step in coenzyme A biosynthesis.), which gives rise to MVILGLTGSIGMGKSTTATMLRRMGVPVHDADAAVHRLMASGGAAVATIEKAFPGTRGANGGIDRKALGAKVFQDPASLRRLEAILHPMVRAETAAFLRRQARMRHPLVVLDIPLLYETGAETRVDAVLVVTAPDFVQRGRVLKRTEMTQARLDAILAQQVSDHEKQRRADFVLKNGLSKGWALKRLKRIVKFARGLESRHWPPKYGMGME
- the dnaQ gene encoding DNA polymerase III subunit epsilon, with amino-acid sequence MREIVLDTETTGFDPTEGHRIVEIACLELVNHVQTGRHWRRFINPERDMPAEAFAVHGLSEEFLRQHPKFAEVAQEFLDFIEDDKLVIHNAEFDMRFINAELALLERPPLPSTQAIDTLQIARKRFPGAPANLDALCRRFGIDNSHRTHHGALLDCQLLAEVYLELRGGQQQGLALASVSTVSSEVQNAEERRFREPRHHAATQAERDAHAQMLEKLKDPLWAKK
- the mltA gene encoding murein transglycosylase A; amino-acid sequence: MGFLLVGLAACDEPQTEQPEETVTPTEYLTPTPPPGIDLGSQARLLPLDFDDLPGWSEDRQTEALPALIRSCERLNTLPLERVMEPEALAMTAGDWREACGDLPASDAGVDTVRAYFESHFRPFAVVDEGGQSDGLFTGYYEAEVRASLVPLAEYDVPLYQPPQDRVTVDLSAFGADLPKQTLVGRVAQGRLVPYYSRAEINAGQLSGQGLELIWLDDPVDAFFLSVQGSGVATLPDGSELRLGYAASNGREFYAIGRALIESGELPRDSLSMQGIRDWLRANPDRASELMARNDRYIFFRIVNGEGPIGTQGVALTPRRSLAVDRSVIPLGAPLWLVVATPDESEPRGRLMVAQDTGSAIKGAVRGDFFFGSGEPALAEAGRMKATGKYWLLLPQAVAQRLSRPDS
- a CDS encoding histidine phosphatase family protein, encoding MILLRHAQSHFNLHFGKTRQDPGIEDPELTEEGFRQARAAAERLATVGFSRILSSPYTRTLQTASILSEALKLPIEIEPLVREQAYFSCDIGSSRSKLAARFSGLDFSDLEEIWWSPGPESAADLQHRCISFVAKTRTSPDTDKTLVVSHWAFIQGLTGEGLQNCHHLTFDPSRH